From a single Deltaproteobacteria bacterium genomic region:
- a CDS encoding 4Fe-4S dicluster domain-containing protein, translating into MSRRKFLGWMTAAGTAAAASALPAHAASNRHFAGHEGSFAVLHDSVRCVGCRNCEAACNKVNELPSPEKPFKDLAVLNDKRRTTNDAFTVVNRYDEAGAPGHPVFRKSQCNHCLEPACASACFVKAFTKTPEGPVIYNEKVCVGCRYCMVACPFEVPTYEYDKAFTPKVVKCTMCYPRIMEGKLPGCVEACPAGALVYGKREDLLATARERIAKHPDKYEDHIYGENEMGGTSWLYLSPAPFKELGLREDLGITPAPALTAGALGSVPIVVGLWPVLLTGIYAITKRKEKIAREEQKEAVAQAVEKVNAKAEARLKKAAEDAKRDQGKAVENAVKKALADAEKARKEKAEKEAAEKAAAEAPAGAADEGAAEE; encoded by the coding sequence ATTTCCCGAAGGAAGTTTCTGGGGTGGATGACGGCGGCGGGCACTGCCGCCGCCGCGTCGGCCCTTCCGGCGCACGCCGCTTCCAACCGGCATTTTGCGGGGCACGAGGGCAGCTTTGCGGTTCTGCACGACTCTGTGAGATGCGTGGGGTGCAGAAACTGTGAGGCGGCCTGTAACAAGGTGAACGAACTTCCGTCGCCTGAAAAGCCTTTCAAGGACCTTGCGGTTTTAAACGATAAGCGCCGCACCACCAACGACGCCTTCACCGTGGTGAACAGGTACGACGAGGCAGGAGCCCCGGGGCATCCGGTTTTCCGCAAGAGCCAGTGCAACCACTGCCTGGAGCCAGCCTGCGCCTCGGCCTGCTTCGTCAAGGCCTTCACGAAAACGCCGGAAGGCCCGGTGATCTACAACGAGAAGGTCTGCGTGGGCTGCCGCTACTGTATGGTGGCCTGCCCCTTCGAGGTGCCCACCTACGAATACGACAAGGCTTTTACGCCCAAGGTCGTGAAATGCACCATGTGTTATCCGCGCATAATGGAGGGAAAACTTCCAGGCTGCGTGGAGGCCTGCCCTGCGGGGGCGCTGGTTTACGGCAAGCGGGAGGACCTTCTTGCAACGGCAAGGGAAAGAATAGCCAAGCATCCCGACAAGTACGAAGACCACATTTACGGCGAGAACGAGATGGGCGGCACAAGCTGGCTCTACCTGTCTCCCGCGCCTTTCAAGGAACTCGGACTTCGTGAGGATCTGGGCATCACACCCGCCCCGGCCCTCACCGCCGGAGCCCTTGGGTCCGTTCCAATAGTGGTCGGCCTCTGGCCGGTTCTGCTTACCGGCATCTACGCCATTACCAAGCGCAAGGAAAAGATTGCCCGGGAGGAGCAGAAGGAGGCGGTGGCGCAAGCGGTTGAAAAGGTGAACGCCAAGGCCGAGGCCAGGCTCAAGAAGGCCGCCGAGGACGCCAAGCGCGATCAGGGCAAGGCCGTGGAAAACGCCGTGAAAAAGGCCCTGGCCGACGCAGAAAAGGCCCGCAAGGAAAAGGCCGAAAAGGAAGCTGCGGAAAAAGCGGCGGCGGAAGCCCCGGCAGGGGCGGCGGACGAAGGCGCGGCGGAGGAATAA
- a CDS encoding YraN family protein, protein MGFFASIKAAFSGLLNPGTGKASLWDVPQGRANNRRLGRTGESMAVTHLKKNGYRMVDSNYRAKTGEVDIICEEGGALVFVEVKMRRQRAFGPPQAAVDKRKQRKIARTAQHYLARTRQRGRRVRFDVLAITVTGGEPVFRIIKNAFDSPFR, encoded by the coding sequence ATGGGTTTTTTCGCCAGCATCAAAGCGGCTTTTTCCGGCCTCCTGAACCCGGGGACCGGCAAGGCGTCCCTCTGGGACGTTCCCCAGGGAAGGGCCAACAACCGCAGGCTTGGACGCACCGGCGAGTCAATGGCGGTAACCCACCTGAAGAAAAACGGCTACAGGATGGTTGACTCAAACTACCGGGCCAAAACCGGCGAGGTGGACATTATTTGCGAGGAAGGCGGGGCCCTTGTCTTCGTTGAAGTCAAAATGCGCCGCCAGCGCGCTTTCGGCCCGCCCCAGGCGGCGGTGGATAAGCGCAAGCAAAGAAAAATAGCCCGCACGGCCCAGCATTATCTGGCCAGGACCCGCCAGAGAGGACGCAGGGTCCGCTTTGACGTATTGGCCATAACGGTCACGGGGGGCGAACCGGTTTTCCGCATCATCAAAAACGCCTTCGACTCGCCCTTCCGTTAA
- a CDS encoding NAD-dependent epimerase/dehydratase family protein, translating to MVKPKRSVLVTGVAHHWGQSLVPLLEADPDFDTIIGIDYKPLSKPFKRLEFFQIEPHHPLLAELLKVSRVDTVCHLLFEDAYAPSEEIFDLNVMGTMDLLAACGAGETPRVVIMSDTKVYGAYSHNPNFLEEYADFKGKHSHPYITHRVEIENMVDRFTRQNSNPETTILRFANILGYGVDTPMSRYLDSQMVPVAFGFDPMVQFTHARDVISCLYHAVKNDVAGVFNVAGDGYLPLSQVLRLGRRVPLPFGAPFLRIGTKVFQKLPIPDSLPIPTDFLKFNCVGDTARMARDLKFSPRYSTKETVLDYFENMRLAKYKPRKTRIESDPKATEELQDYLKSKTRAKDYLSELIETFNKEGGHDQ from the coding sequence ATGGTAAAGCCCAAGCGGAGCGTGCTTGTTACGGGGGTGGCCCATCACTGGGGGCAGAGCCTTGTGCCCCTCCTGGAGGCAGACCCGGACTTCGACACCATAATCGGCATCGATTACAAGCCCCTGTCCAAGCCTTTCAAGCGGTTGGAATTTTTTCAGATAGAACCACATCACCCTCTTCTGGCCGAGCTTTTGAAGGTCTCCAGGGTGGACACGGTTTGCCATCTTCTTTTCGAGGACGCCTACGCGCCAAGCGAGGAGATTTTCGATCTCAACGTCATGGGCACAATGGACCTTCTGGCGGCGTGCGGGGCCGGCGAGACCCCCCGCGTGGTCATCATGAGCGACACCAAGGTTTACGGCGCGTATTCGCACAACCCAAATTTTCTGGAGGAATACGCCGATTTCAAGGGCAAGCACTCCCACCCTTACATCACCCACAGGGTGGAAATAGAAAACATGGTGGACCGTTTCACCCGCCAGAACTCCAACCCGGAAACGACCATTCTAAGGTTCGCCAACATCCTGGGCTACGGCGTGGACACTCCCATGAGCCGTTACCTCGATAGCCAAATGGTGCCGGTGGCCTTCGGGTTCGACCCCATGGTGCAGTTCACCCACGCCAGGGACGTGATTTCCTGCCTTTATCACGCTGTGAAAAATGACGTGGCGGGTGTTTTCAACGTGGCGGGCGATGGATATCTGCCCCTAAGCCAGGTTCTGCGGCTTGGCCGCCGGGTGCCGCTCCCCTTCGGCGCGCCCTTTTTGCGCATAGGAACCAAGGTGTTTCAAAAGCTCCCCATTCCGGATTCCCTGCCCATTCCCACGGATTTTTTAAAATTCAACTGCGTGGGCGACACGGCTCGAATGGCCCGCGACCTGAAGTTTTCACCCCGTTATTCCACCAAGGAAACCGTGCTGGATTATTTCGAGAACATGAGGCTGGCGAAATACAAGCCAAGGAAAACGCGCATAGAAAGCGACCCCAAGGCGACGGAGGAATTGCAGGATTATCTGAAGTCGAAGACCAGGGCCAAGGATTATCTTTCGGAACTCATAGAAACCTTCAACAAGGAAGGCGGCCATGACCAGTAA
- a CDS encoding cytochrome C, giving the protein MANGRKRLILTGAVVAFAVAAVVYGLAGPVFSGVSGSLGNRRPDVVRIDVMKAYGALKRPVPVFLHDAHTAAVSKMGRDCTACHLQIPGVKGLSNKFARLEDKGKKQVMGVYHDKCIACHKETARKGSKSGPVTCGKCHDDRPAATLARLSMNFTRPLHFAHTQKMQNKCELCHHVYDAKANKLVYAKGKEGSCAYCHDGKGVDKTRAYSGDNVRAYSEAAHASCIRCHQEKAKSGVKAGPVNCAGCHGEKERKAMKLPADPPRYTRSQPDAALLAAAQAPGDTSRARMDPVAFLHKEHEAANESCKACHHADLSACVKCHTVPGSKDGKFVNLEAAMHDPASKKTCIGCHNDRQKAKSCVGCHARLPKSPGKDSGCATCHKEAPATYASPAERAVAARKMAEARKRFTGTYVDADVPEKVTIKTMSAQYGPSEMPHRAMVRALEKGMKASRLSTAFHVGEGSLCQGCHHQSPQSKTPPKCSSCHANIPGEDKDGKPGLVAAYHGQCLGCHKDMGVKDAVGCTDCHREVKK; this is encoded by the coding sequence ATGGCAAACGGACGAAAACGGCTCATCTTGACAGGCGCCGTGGTGGCTTTCGCCGTGGCGGCGGTTGTCTACGGGCTGGCAGGGCCGGTTTTTTCCGGCGTATCCGGCTCTTTGGGGAACAGGAGGCCCGACGTCGTAAGGATAGACGTTATGAAGGCTTACGGGGCCCTCAAAAGGCCGGTCCCGGTTTTTTTGCACGACGCGCACACGGCGGCCGTTTCCAAAATGGGCAGGGACTGCACCGCCTGTCACCTTCAGATTCCGGGCGTAAAGGGGCTTTCCAACAAGTTTGCCCGTCTGGAGGACAAGGGGAAAAAGCAGGTGATGGGCGTTTATCACGACAAGTGCATCGCCTGCCATAAGGAGACCGCCCGCAAGGGATCCAAATCCGGCCCGGTGACCTGCGGAAAATGCCACGATGACCGGCCAGCCGCCACACTCGCGCGGCTTTCCATGAATTTTACGCGGCCCCTGCATTTCGCCCACACCCAGAAAATGCAGAACAAGTGCGAGCTCTGTCACCACGTTTACGACGCCAAGGCCAATAAGCTCGTCTACGCCAAGGGCAAGGAAGGCTCCTGCGCTTACTGCCACGACGGAAAGGGCGTGGACAAAACACGCGCTTACTCCGGGGACAACGTAAGGGCCTATTCCGAGGCCGCCCATGCTTCCTGCATCCGTTGTCATCAGGAAAAGGCGAAATCCGGCGTCAAGGCCGGCCCGGTGAACTGCGCGGGCTGCCACGGCGAAAAGGAGCGGAAGGCCATGAAGCTGCCTGCCGATCCCCCGCGTTATACGAGGAGCCAGCCCGACGCGGCCCTTCTTGCGGCGGCCCAGGCCCCAGGCGACACCAGCCGCGCCCGCATGGACCCGGTGGCCTTTTTGCACAAGGAGCACGAGGCCGCCAACGAGTCCTGCAAGGCCTGCCATCACGCGGACCTTTCGGCCTGCGTCAAGTGCCACACCGTTCCGGGCTCAAAGGACGGCAAGTTCGTGAACCTGGAAGCGGCCATGCATGATCCGGCCTCCAAAAAGACCTGCATCGGCTGCCACAACGACAGGCAGAAAGCCAAAAGCTGCGTGGGCTGCCATGCGCGTCTTCCCAAATCGCCGGGCAAGGATTCGGGCTGCGCAACCTGCCACAAGGAGGCCCCGGCCACCTACGCGTCCCCCGCCGAAAGGGCCGTTGCGGCCCGCAAAATGGCCGAGGCCAGAAAGCGTTTCACCGGAACCTACGTTGACGCAGACGTCCCGGAAAAGGTGACCATAAAGACCATGTCCGCCCAGTACGGCCCCTCGGAAATGCCTCACAGGGCAATGGTGAGGGCGCTTGAAAAGGGCATGAAGGCGAGCCGCCTTTCAACGGCCTTCCATGTGGGCGAAGGCTCCCTTTGCCAGGGCTGCCACCACCAGAGCCCGCAGTCCAAGACTCCTCCCAAGTGTTCGAGCTGCCACGCGAACATTCCCGGCGAGGATAAGGACGGAAAACCCGGGCTCGTGGCGGCCTATCACGGCCAGTGCCTTGGATGCCACAAGGATATGGGCGTGAAGGATGCCGTGGGTTGCACCGACTGTCATCGTGAAGTGAAAAAATAA
- a CDS encoding (Fe-S)-binding protein, translating into MPEGTLCHRRPINDVEALQATLADKSGKLYYEEMAQLDVDQAKLADTLSKTFKSRLKTWLEICAHCGMCADSCFFYLANNKDPQQVPSFKIQSTLGELVRKKGRVSNEFMRYCMDTAWGKCTCCNRCGMYCPFGIDMGVMFSYLRGLCHSQGFVPWEMKIGAGMHRIYRAQMDITTEDWVDTCSWMAEEQEEEWPGLEIPIDKENADIMYTVNAREPKHYPEDLAEAAILFHIAGENWTVPSEGWEETSLAMFAGDWEACKLQVEGVYAAMERLKPKRMVVTECGHAYRATVVEGPYWAGIKTGQTPVETLHYVEWVAEALRTGKLKIDPAKKIKEPVTYQDSCNYIRNCGMADTAREIMSYIAEDFREMEPNREHNFCCGGGGGMNGIGRYREQRNIGLKVKRDQIMATGAKLVISPCHNCWDAIRDNEEIYHMGIRWSFLKPLLLSMVIVPDHLKPKDEEDEGMEDEMEEGGEE; encoded by the coding sequence ATGCCCGAAGGAACACTGTGCCACAGGCGGCCCATCAACGACGTGGAGGCCCTCCAGGCCACGCTGGCCGACAAGAGCGGCAAGCTTTATTACGAGGAGATGGCCCAGCTCGACGTGGATCAGGCGAAACTTGCCGACACGCTTTCCAAGACCTTCAAGAGCCGCCTTAAGACTTGGCTTGAAATCTGCGCCCACTGCGGCATGTGCGCCGATTCATGCTTTTTCTACCTGGCCAACAACAAGGACCCCCAGCAGGTTCCATCCTTTAAAATTCAGTCCACCCTGGGCGAGCTTGTCCGCAAAAAGGGCAGGGTCTCCAACGAATTCATGCGCTATTGCATGGATACGGCCTGGGGAAAATGCACCTGCTGCAACCGTTGCGGCATGTACTGCCCCTTCGGCATCGACATGGGGGTCATGTTCAGCTACCTTCGCGGGCTCTGCCATTCCCAGGGATTCGTGCCCTGGGAGATGAAGATAGGCGCCGGAATGCACCGCATCTACCGCGCCCAGATGGACATTACCACCGAGGACTGGGTTGACACCTGCTCGTGGATGGCCGAGGAGCAGGAGGAGGAATGGCCGGGCCTGGAAATTCCGATAGACAAGGAAAACGCGGACATCATGTACACGGTGAACGCCCGCGAGCCCAAGCATTATCCCGAAGACCTCGCGGAAGCCGCCATCCTTTTTCATATAGCCGGTGAAAACTGGACCGTGCCTTCCGAAGGCTGGGAGGAAACCAGCCTCGCCATGTTCGCGGGCGACTGGGAAGCCTGCAAGCTCCAGGTGGAGGGCGTTTACGCGGCAATGGAGCGCTTGAAGCCCAAGCGCATGGTGGTCACCGAGTGCGGCCACGCCTACAGGGCCACCGTTGTGGAAGGCCCCTACTGGGCAGGTATCAAGACCGGCCAGACCCCGGTGGAAACTCTCCACTATGTCGAGTGGGTGGCCGAGGCCCTGCGCACGGGAAAGCTCAAAATCGATCCGGCCAAGAAAATCAAGGAGCCGGTCACCTACCAGGATTCCTGCAACTATATTCGCAATTGCGGCATGGCGGACACTGCCCGCGAGATAATGAGCTACATTGCGGAAGACTTTCGGGAAATGGAGCCCAACCGGGAGCACAACTTCTGCTGCGGCGGTGGAGGTGGCATGAACGGCATAGGCCGCTACAGGGAACAGCGCAACATAGGCCTCAAGGTCAAGCGGGACCAGATAATGGCCACCGGCGCGAAACTGGTCATCTCCCCCTGTCACAACTGCTGGGACGCCATAAGGGACAACGAGGAAATCTACCACATGGGCATCCGCTGGAGTTTCCTGAAACCCCTTCTTCTCTCTATGGTCATCGTTCCCGATCATCTGAAACCCAAGGATGAGGAAGACGAAGGCATGGAAGATGAGATGGAGGAGGGCGGCGAGGAATAG
- a CDS encoding Rrf2 family transcriptional regulator, producing MLITQKKQYALRAIFELAKHHGKGPIKVSDIARTQAIPLRFLEVILNQLKKSGFVDSKRGYQGGYELSRKPNDVAVGDVIRFMEKRGDKAHDCIACVSRDNCPFGGECALSPMWEKVWESLFCVYDGTTMQDLLDIEREKQQQSLKAMV from the coding sequence ATGCTCATCACCCAGAAAAAACAGTACGCCCTTCGCGCAATCTTCGAGCTTGCCAAGCACCACGGCAAGGGGCCCATCAAGGTGTCGGACATAGCCCGCACCCAGGCCATACCCCTGCGTTTTCTGGAAGTCATCTTGAATCAGCTCAAGAAAAGTGGCTTCGTGGACTCCAAACGCGGCTACCAGGGCGGGTACGAGCTTTCCAGGAAACCCAACGACGTGGCGGTGGGCGACGTGATCCGCTTCATGGAAAAACGAGGCGACAAGGCCCACGACTGCATAGCCTGCGTTTCCAGGGACAACTGCCCCTTTGGCGGCGAATGCGCTCTTTCGCCCATGTGGGAAAAGGTGTGGGAGTCCCTTTTTTGCGTTTACGACGGAACCACCATGCAGGACCTTTTGGATATCGAACGGGAAAAACAGCAGCAGAGCTTGAAGGCCATGGTGTGA
- the hybB gene encoding Ni/Fe-hydrogenase cytochrome b subunit yields MAEQTIGAKKSLVTPGNVVAGIIVVLGLYVTFRRFTSGLGAVTNLDDHYPWGLWIGFDLLAGVCLAAGGFVTSAAVYIFGMKRYHSAVRPAILTGFLGYALVVLALHYDVGRPWRLPYPFIMSQGTTSLLFEVGACVAAYLTVLLIEFSPAAMEWIGLRRARSLVVKLTMGLTILGVVLSTLHQSSLGALFLIAPSKLHPLWYSSYIPIYFFVSAIIAGLSMVIFESALSAKYFEEKFDHAHKAEKDGVTLGFGKAASFVLAGYFCIKTIGVAADNNWHYLASGYGAWFLVEMLGFVALPSFMYAIGVREKNLKLIRFTAGWTVFGLVLNRLNICLIAFNYHLPWAERYIPNWQEIVISVFVVTVGILVFRFIVTRMPIFFSHPGYPEH; encoded by the coding sequence ATGGCCGAACAAACCATCGGGGCCAAAAAATCGCTGGTGACGCCGGGAAACGTGGTGGCCGGGATAATCGTCGTCCTGGGCCTTTACGTGACTTTTCGTCGCTTCACAAGCGGGCTTGGCGCCGTAACCAATCTCGACGACCATTACCCCTGGGGGCTTTGGATCGGCTTCGACCTTCTGGCCGGAGTCTGTCTTGCTGCGGGGGGATTCGTCACATCGGCGGCTGTCTACATCTTCGGCATGAAGCGCTATCACAGCGCGGTGCGTCCCGCCATCCTCACCGGCTTTCTGGGCTACGCCCTGGTGGTTTTGGCCCTTCACTACGACGTGGGCCGCCCCTGGCGTCTTCCTTACCCCTTCATCATGAGCCAGGGCACCACCTCCCTTCTATTCGAGGTGGGCGCTTGCGTTGCTGCCTACCTCACGGTTCTTCTCATCGAGTTCTCGCCTGCGGCCATGGAGTGGATCGGCCTCAGGCGGGCCAGGAGCCTAGTGGTGAAGCTCACCATGGGCCTCACCATCCTGGGCGTGGTGCTTTCCACCCTGCACCAGTCGAGCCTTGGGGCGCTTTTCCTCATCGCGCCCTCCAAGCTCCATCCCCTGTGGTACTCGTCTTACATCCCTATTTATTTTTTCGTGTCCGCCATTATCGCGGGCCTTTCCATGGTGATCTTCGAAAGCGCGCTTTCGGCGAAATATTTCGAGGAAAAATTCGACCACGCCCACAAGGCGGAAAAAGACGGCGTGACCCTTGGCTTTGGCAAGGCCGCCAGTTTCGTTCTTGCAGGGTACTTTTGCATCAAGACCATAGGCGTTGCCGCCGACAATAACTGGCATTATCTTGCATCAGGCTACGGCGCGTGGTTCCTGGTGGAGATGCTGGGCTTCGTGGCGCTTCCCTCATTTATGTATGCAATCGGCGTGCGTGAAAAGAACCTGAAGCTCATCCGTTTCACAGCCGGTTGGACCGTTTTCGGGCTGGTTTTGAACCGCCTGAACATCTGCCTCATCGCCTTCAACTATCATCTGCCCTGGGCTGAGCGCTACATACCCAACTGGCAGGAGATAGTCATTTCGGTTTTCGTGGTCACGGTGGGAATTCTGGTTTTCCGGTTCATAGTGACCCGTATGCCAATTTTCTTCTCTCATCCGGGTTACCCGGAGCATTGA
- a CDS encoding acyltransferase family protein, whose protein sequence is MGHDAPFHDGPTGDKSRVAAELFWKALAFCEEKMAVIKRRVDGDYEVDKWGRDLELLAEVLPLFQFLYRSYWRVTAIGVENVPADGRALLVANHSGVVPWDAVMVMTAILECHEQPRYARGLYLSWAAEIPLMGLIMNRLGQVQALPENAVRLLNEDELVMVFPEGAKGIGKPFSERYQLARFGRGGFVRAALKAKAPIIPVSIVGAEEIHPMIGNAAPIASLFNMPYAPITPTFPLLGPLGLLPLPSKWTIHFGKPIEVKNLIHGPAGEPLLVTKITNEVREIIQKNIHEILKKRKNVFW, encoded by the coding sequence ATGGGCCATGACGCGCCGTTCCATGATGGGCCAACGGGTGACAAGTCAAGGGTCGCCGCCGAGCTTTTCTGGAAGGCCCTGGCCTTTTGCGAAGAGAAGATGGCCGTCATAAAGCGGAGGGTGGACGGCGATTACGAGGTGGACAAGTGGGGCCGGGACCTGGAGCTTCTGGCCGAAGTTCTGCCGCTCTTCCAGTTCCTTTACCGCAGCTACTGGCGCGTGACCGCCATAGGGGTGGAGAACGTCCCGGCTGACGGGCGGGCGCTTTTAGTGGCCAACCATTCGGGGGTGGTGCCCTGGGATGCGGTGATGGTGATGACCGCCATTCTTGAGTGCCACGAACAGCCGCGCTACGCCAGGGGCCTTTATCTTTCGTGGGCTGCGGAGATTCCCCTGATGGGGCTCATCATGAACCGGCTGGGCCAGGTCCAGGCCCTGCCTGAAAACGCGGTTCGCCTTTTGAATGAAGACGAGCTGGTGATGGTTTTCCCCGAAGGGGCCAAGGGCATAGGCAAGCCCTTTTCCGAGCGCTACCAGCTTGCCCGCTTCGGCAGGGGCGGTTTCGTGAGGGCGGCCCTTAAGGCCAAAGCGCCCATCATCCCGGTATCCATCGTTGGGGCCGAGGAAATACATCCCATGATTGGAAACGCGGCCCCCATCGCCTCCCTTTTCAACATGCCGTACGCGCCCATAACGCCCACCTTTCCGCTTCTGGGGCCTCTGGGCCTTCTTCCCCTTCCAAGCAAGTGGACCATTCATTTCGGCAAGCCCATCGAGGTCAAGAACCTCATTCACGGCCCTGCGGGCGAGCCTCTCCTTGTAACCAAGATCACCAACGAAGTACGCGAGATAATTCAGAAAAACATCCACGAGATTTTGAAGAAGCGGAAAAACGTCTTCTGGTAG